Proteins from a genomic interval of Cucumis melo cultivar AY chromosome 7, USDA_Cmelo_AY_1.0, whole genome shotgun sequence:
- the LOC103495719 gene encoding probable galacturonosyltransferase 9, protein MAVAVRGSRGASNFGGFNPRNFFSYRIFISALFSLLFIATLSVIFTTNPSTPHHDSALPTTGNAYVRRTFLTLNSDPLKTRLDLIYKQASDHITLVNAYAAYARKLKLEMSKQLKMFDDLAQNFSDIQMKPNYRGTLFESTGPLDEDVLKQFEKEVKDRVKTARMMIVESKENYDNQLKIQKLKDTIFAVNELLVKAKKNGAFASSIAARSIPKSLHCLSMRLVEEKISHPEKYTDDEPKAEFEDPSLYHYAIFSDNIIAVSVVVRSVVKNAEEPWKHVFHIVTDRMNLAAMKVWFKMRPVERGAHIEIKAVGDFIFLNSSYVPLLRQQELANSQKPSSDNTVKFKNPKDTSLLNHLRFYLPEMFPKLQKIIFLEDDVVVQKDLTGLWKIDLDGRVNGAVETCFGSFHRFAHYLNFSNPLIKEKFNAKACAWSYGINIFDLDAWRSEKCTEEYNYWQNLNEDGSLWSGGTLPPGLITFYSKTKSLDRSWHVLGLGYNPSISMDAISNAAVIHYNGNMKPWLDIAMNQYKGFWTKYVDSDMEFVQVCNFGL, encoded by the exons ATGGCAGTTGCCGTACGTGGAAGCCGAGGAGCTTCGAATTTTGGTGGGTTTAACCCACGGAACTTCTTCTCTTACCGGATCTTCATTTCGGCTCTCTTCTCGCTTCTCTTCATTGCCACTCTTTCAGTCATCTTTACGACAAATCCCTCCACGCCGCACCACGATTCT GCCCTTCCTACTACAGGAAATGCATATGTGCGAAGAACGTTTTTAACTCTGAATTCTGATCCATTGAAaactcgtttagatttgatataTAAGCAAGCGAGTGATCACATCACCCTTGTTAATGCTTATGCTGCATACGCTAGAAAGCTCAAGCTTGAGATGTCTAAGCAATTAAAAATGTTTGACGATTTAGCTCAAAATTTCTCAGATATTCAGATGAAACCAAATTACCGTGGGACGTTGTTTGAATCAACCGGTCCCCTGGATGAGGATGTGTTGAAGCAATTTGAGAAGGAGGTGAAGGATAGAGTGAAGACTGCAAGGATGATGATTGTGGAGTCCAAGGAGAATTATGATAATCAGTTGAAAATTCAGAAGTTGAAAGACACAATTTTCGCTGTTAATGAGTTGCTTGTTAAGGCAAAGAAGAATGGGGCATTTGCAAGCTCTATCGCTGCAAGGTCAATACCAAAAAGCTTGCATTGCTTATCTATGAGGCTTGTGGAGGAGAAGATTTCACATCCAGAGAAGTATACAGATGATGAACCTAAGGCTGAGTTTGAGGATCCAAGTCTGTACCATTATGCAATTTTCTCGGATAACATCATAGCTGTATCTGTTGTGGTGAGATCCGTAGTGAAAAATGCTGAAGAACCATGGAAACATGTTTTTCATATTGTAACAGATAGGATGAATCTTGCAGCAATGAAGGTATGGTTTAAGATGAGGCCAGTGGAAAGAGGAGCTCATATTGAAATAAAGGCTGTGGGAGATTTTATCTTCTTGAACTCGTCATATGTTCCATTGTTAAGGCAACAAGAGTTGGCAAACTCACAAAAGCCTTCTTCCGACAACACAGTAAAATTTAAGAATCCTAAGGATACATCCCTACTTAATCACCTTCGGTTTTATTTGCCTGAAATGTTTCCTAAGTTGCAGAAAATCATATTCTTGGAAGATGATGTGGTTGTTCAGAAAGATTTAACAGGATTGTGGAAGATAGATTTGGACGGGAGGGTAAATGGTGCAGTTGAGACTTGCTTTGGGTCCTTTCATCGATTCGCTCATTATTTGAATTTCTCAAACCCTCTAATCAAGGAGAAGTTTAATGCCAAGGCATGTGCCTGGTCTTATGGGATAAATATATTTGATCTTGATGCTTGGAGAAGCGAGAAATGTACGGAAGAATACAATTATTGGCAGAACTTG AATGAGGACGGATCTTTGTGGAGTGGGGGAACTCTTCCACCTGGTCTAATCACGTTCTACTCAAAAACAAAGTCTTTGGACAGATCTTGGCACGTGCTTGGTCTTGGTTATAATCCCAGTATAAGCATGGATGCTATCAGCAATGCTGCAGTCATTCATTACAATGGAAACATGAAACCTTGGCTCGATATTGCCATGAACCAGTATAAAGGTTTTTGGACCAAATATGTGGACAGTGATATGGAATTTGTGCAGGTGTGCAATTTTGGACTTTAG